Proteins encoded by one window of Rubinisphaera margarita:
- a CDS encoding DUF1592 domain-containing protein — translation MAKRRKKVAELPPAPLKRGEQRRQEAVRSTKRRAPYQLILGTIAIVGLLIGGSYMLPSASTGNLSEESARIQAEPKNEFATKIAPFLSKYCADCHGADLQEEGIRFDNISGQPDLLERHDFWHKVHQQIAVGSMPPSDMELPSMEERTAVADWLDRQLNHFDCRGVDNPGRVTVRRLNRIEYNNTVRDLLGINVDLASTFPADDVGYGFDNIGDVLTISPLLMERYIEASEKAVDVAITLPESLRLKEQWAGERFKLGGSGRASGRSVTFASNGFATARFRIKAEGEYQFEVVVSASQAGDGVAQVQIELDGKPVGTHDVPGHRVDRTVKWNKHLKVGDHQLEIRFANDHYDPDAEDPQRRDRNLYLSSAAIEGPEKLSLDSFPAAHRRLMVAQPGKDLPPKEAARKVLAPLVERAFRRPTRPGELDRYLKIFEIAQSRGESYERSMQVAIQGVLVSPEFLFRIEGEEDSSGSKNVTLDDFALASRLSYFLWSSMPDDELFALARSGKLSDEAVLEQQVRRMLKDEKSQALTENFIGQWLGLRRLPETTPDKDLFPMFNTKLATDMQRETELLFAHVLEQDLSLTELITADYTFVNESLARLYGLENIKGNDFQKVSLKETPRRGLIAHAGVLTLTSFPNRTSPVKRGEWVLENILAQAPPPAPASVPGLEETQAANPNLSFREQLVLHQKDPICSSCHKLMDGIGFGLQNFDAIGRWREKDGEHAIDAQGDLPDGTSFNGPSELIDILSRKPDDFTRCMAEKMLTYAVGRGLEWYDRCTIDDIIAATRADHYRISRLIVEIVKSPAFRERHTTSL, via the coding sequence ATGGCGAAGCGTCGGAAAAAGGTTGCTGAACTCCCCCCTGCTCCGTTGAAGCGGGGAGAACAAAGGCGTCAGGAAGCGGTTCGTTCGACGAAACGTCGAGCACCTTACCAGTTGATTCTGGGAACGATCGCGATCGTCGGTTTGCTGATCGGCGGCAGTTACATGCTTCCCTCCGCCTCCACGGGTAACCTGTCGGAGGAGAGTGCCCGCATTCAGGCTGAGCCGAAGAACGAATTCGCCACAAAGATCGCTCCGTTTCTCTCGAAATATTGTGCCGACTGCCATGGAGCCGATCTGCAGGAGGAAGGGATTCGTTTCGACAATATCTCCGGCCAGCCCGATTTGCTCGAGAGGCACGACTTCTGGCACAAGGTGCATCAGCAGATCGCCGTCGGTTCGATGCCGCCATCCGATATGGAACTTCCTTCGATGGAGGAACGAACCGCAGTCGCCGACTGGCTCGATCGTCAGCTCAATCATTTTGATTGCCGGGGCGTCGACAATCCGGGTCGGGTTACGGTCCGTCGGCTGAATCGGATCGAGTACAATAATACCGTTCGTGATCTTCTGGGCATCAACGTCGACCTCGCTTCGACGTTCCCGGCTGATGATGTCGGCTACGGCTTCGATAATATTGGCGATGTGCTCACGATATCTCCGCTGTTGATGGAGCGATATATCGAAGCTTCGGAGAAAGCCGTGGATGTGGCCATCACTCTGCCGGAATCGTTGCGGCTCAAGGAACAATGGGCCGGGGAACGGTTCAAGCTTGGGGGATCAGGGCGAGCTTCGGGACGATCGGTGACGTTCGCTTCCAACGGATTCGCGACAGCACGATTCCGTATCAAAGCCGAAGGAGAGTATCAGTTCGAAGTGGTCGTCTCGGCTTCGCAGGCCGGTGACGGAGTCGCTCAGGTTCAAATAGAACTCGATGGCAAGCCTGTCGGAACGCACGACGTTCCAGGGCATCGGGTGGATCGAACCGTGAAATGGAACAAACATCTGAAGGTCGGTGACCATCAGCTGGAGATCCGCTTCGCCAACGACCATTACGATCCCGATGCGGAAGATCCACAGCGTCGGGATCGGAATCTGTATCTGTCATCGGCGGCAATCGAGGGGCCGGAGAAGCTTTCGCTCGACAGCTTCCCGGCTGCTCATCGTCGTCTGATGGTGGCTCAGCCCGGCAAGGATCTCCCACCGAAAGAAGCGGCCCGCAAGGTTCTGGCTCCGCTGGTGGAACGGGCGTTCCGGCGTCCGACCCGCCCCGGCGAACTCGACCGTTATCTGAAGATCTTCGAGATTGCTCAGTCTCGCGGGGAGTCCTATGAACGCTCGATGCAGGTTGCAATTCAGGGCGTTCTGGTTTCTCCCGAGTTCTTGTTCCGTATTGAAGGCGAAGAAGATTCGAGCGGCAGTAAAAACGTGACGCTCGATGATTTCGCTCTGGCATCCCGGCTCTCCTACTTCCTGTGGAGCAGTATGCCGGATGATGAACTGTTCGCGCTGGCTCGGTCCGGGAAGCTTTCCGACGAGGCCGTGCTTGAACAGCAGGTTCGACGGATGTTGAAGGATGAGAAGTCGCAGGCGTTGACCGAGAATTTCATCGGCCAGTGGCTCGGCTTGAGACGTCTGCCGGAGACAACGCCGGATAAAGATCTGTTCCCAATGTTCAACACCAAGCTGGCCACGGACATGCAGCGGGAGACCGAGCTGCTGTTTGCTCACGTTCTGGAACAGGATCTGAGTCTGACGGAGCTGATCACGGCTGATTACACCTTCGTGAATGAATCGCTGGCCCGGCTCTACGGGCTGGAAAACATCAAGGGAAACGATTTCCAGAAGGTGAGCCTGAAAGAGACACCTCGCCGTGGCTTGATCGCACACGCTGGCGTGTTGACGCTGACGTCCTTCCCGAATCGGACATCACCGGTGAAACGGGGTGAATGGGTCCTGGAAAACATCCTGGCTCAGGCTCCCCCGCCTGCTCCGGCAAGCGTGCCAGGACTCGAGGAAACCCAGGCGGCCAATCCGAATCTTTCCTTCCGCGAACAGCTCGTACTTCACCAAAAGGATCCGATCTGCAGTTCCTGTCACAAATTAATGGACGGGATTGGTTTCGGCCTGCAGAACTTCGATGCCATTGGTCGATGGCGCGAAAAGGACGGTGAGCACGCCATCGATGCCCAGGGCGATTTACCTGATGGAACTTCGTTCAATGGCCCAAGCGAACTAATCGACATTCTCAGCCGAAAGCCGGACGACTTTACACGGTGCATGGCTGAAAAGATGTTGACGTACGCCGTAGGCCGAGGGTTAGAATGGTACGACCGCTGCACGATTGACGATATTATTGCGGCCACCCGCGCCGACCATTACCGGATTTCCCGCCTGATCGTCGAGATAGTGAAGAGCCCCGCCTTCCGGGAACGCCACACGACCTCTCTCTGA
- a CDS encoding DUF1552 domain-containing protein, protein MTSKARRSVANVAVDRRNFLRGAGAVMGLPWLEAMTSTALAAPAVAAPATPTRMAFIFFANGAIMPDWRPKGTGSDFELSKTLQPLAPVKDDCLFLSGLTHDKARANGDGGGDHARNSASFLTASQPRKTGGADIFVGTSVDQVAAAKLGAQTHLPSLEIGIEAGRKAGVCDSGYSCAYQSNISWKSPNQPMAKEIRPKLAFERLFGTSVTDVKKRQERDFYRTSILDLVSEDANRLKGKLGTTDRQKLDEYFTSVREIEQRIGRETPKKNVVPPDFDVPEGVPAEMSSHIQLMYDILLLAFQTDTTRVATYMLADGGSNRTYSNIGVKGAHHQLSHHRDDEDKVASLQKIDQYLVTEFSRFVQKLKTIPEGEGTLLDNCMILYGSGISDANRHQHHDLPIVVAGNGSGTIKSGRHLEYEKETPMANLYLSMLDRVGCPIEKFGDSTGRLSNLS, encoded by the coding sequence ATGACCTCAAAAGCCCGCCGCAGTGTTGCCAACGTAGCCGTGGATCGACGTAACTTCCTTCGTGGAGCAGGAGCCGTGATGGGGCTGCCCTGGCTGGAAGCGATGACCTCAACCGCTCTGGCCGCTCCCGCAGTCGCGGCACCGGCGACGCCGACCCGCATGGCGTTCATCTTTTTCGCGAATGGAGCGATCATGCCGGACTGGCGGCCGAAAGGCACCGGTTCCGATTTTGAGCTTTCGAAGACGTTGCAGCCGCTCGCACCTGTGAAGGATGACTGCCTGTTTCTTTCCGGTCTGACGCATGACAAAGCCCGCGCCAACGGCGATGGAGGCGGCGATCACGCTCGCAACTCGGCGTCCTTCCTGACAGCTTCTCAGCCTCGAAAGACGGGGGGAGCGGATATCTTCGTCGGGACTTCCGTCGATCAGGTCGCAGCCGCGAAGCTCGGGGCGCAGACTCACCTTCCATCGCTGGAGATCGGAATCGAAGCCGGACGAAAAGCTGGCGTCTGCGATTCCGGTTACAGTTGTGCCTATCAGTCGAATATTTCCTGGAAGTCTCCCAACCAGCCGATGGCGAAAGAAATTCGTCCGAAGCTGGCCTTCGAACGCCTCTTTGGAACTTCGGTGACGGACGTCAAAAAGCGGCAGGAACGGGACTTCTATCGCACGAGCATTCTGGATCTCGTTTCCGAGGATGCCAATCGCCTGAAAGGCAAGCTTGGTACGACCGACCGCCAGAAGCTGGATGAGTATTTCACCAGTGTTCGCGAGATCGAACAGCGAATCGGCCGTGAAACCCCCAAAAAGAACGTCGTGCCCCCTGATTTCGACGTTCCGGAAGGTGTTCCGGCGGAGATGAGCTCGCACATTCAGCTGATGTACGACATTCTGTTGCTGGCCTTCCAGACCGACACGACCCGCGTTGCCACATACATGCTGGCTGATGGCGGTTCCAATCGGACGTACTCGAACATCGGAGTGAAGGGCGCACATCATCAGTTGTCGCATCACCGTGACGATGAAGATAAGGTCGCTTCGCTGCAGAAGATCGATCAGTATCTGGTGACCGAGTTCTCGCGCTTTGTGCAGAAGCTCAAGACGATTCCCGAAGGCGAAGGGACGCTGCTCGACAACTGCATGATCCTCTACGGCAGTGGAATCAGCGATGCCAACCGCCATCAGCATCACGACTTGCCGATCGTTGTCGCCGGTAACGGATCGGGGACAATCAAGTCGGGGCGTCATCTGGAGTACGAAAAAGAGACCCCGATGGCCAACCTTTATCTTTCGATGCTCGATCGCGTTGGCTGTCCAATCGAGAAGTTTGGCGACAGCACGGGACGACTAAGCAACCTGTCCTGA
- a CDS encoding ABC transporter permease has product MRRLLFLAWRYALYHRLRTVLLTFSLCLTIAIPVTVHLLTGTIQEALLRRAQGSPFVVGSPGSAADLTVNSLYFEEIDLPPFTYGQAESLTEDELVTAVPLHVKYSTREYPIVGTTLEYFRRRRLLLHHGSEWERLGDCMLGAEVAKKLELGVGDFLISDSESFLKPVGALPLRMRIQGVLAPTGTSDDRAVFVHVRTAWLLEGIGHGHDAALHTTEDGGTAGAAHAQLAAAGVQFLEVNEENQNSFHFHGEPDQFPLTAALVFPSDNRSGLIWEGRQQADPDLLTVRPVDVVEQLVNVLVNVQRVVDGIVLALGVIVGVLFTVVVIFSLQLRRDEMQTFQALGASRWLTAQLILCDLLLILLLTPPFTALLTVGLYYAGHPWIERILF; this is encoded by the coding sequence ATGCGTCGCCTGTTGTTTCTGGCCTGGAGATACGCCCTGTATCACAGGCTGCGGACGGTGCTGCTCACCTTCAGCCTCTGTCTGACGATCGCGATTCCGGTTACCGTTCACCTGCTGACCGGCACCATTCAGGAGGCCCTGCTCCGTCGAGCGCAGGGCTCTCCATTTGTTGTCGGATCGCCAGGCAGTGCGGCGGATCTCACCGTCAACAGTCTCTATTTCGAAGAGATCGATCTTCCCCCGTTTACCTACGGGCAGGCTGAGTCTCTGACCGAAGACGAACTCGTCACCGCCGTTCCGCTGCATGTGAAGTACTCCACGCGTGAGTACCCGATTGTCGGGACCACGCTCGAATACTTCCGGCGGCGTCGGTTGCTTCTTCATCACGGTTCGGAGTGGGAACGGCTCGGCGACTGCATGCTGGGAGCCGAGGTCGCGAAAAAGCTGGAACTCGGCGTCGGCGATTTTCTGATCAGCGACAGCGAGTCCTTTCTGAAACCGGTCGGGGCACTGCCTCTGAGAATGCGAATTCAAGGTGTTCTCGCGCCGACGGGCACCAGCGACGATCGGGCGGTGTTCGTTCACGTGCGGACGGCCTGGCTGCTGGAAGGCATCGGACACGGTCACGATGCGGCTCTGCATACGACCGAAGACGGTGGGACTGCTGGAGCCGCTCACGCTCAGCTGGCTGCTGCCGGTGTTCAGTTCCTCGAGGTCAACGAGGAGAATCAGAACTCGTTCCACTTTCACGGCGAGCCGGACCAGTTCCCGCTGACAGCGGCCCTGGTCTTCCCGTCGGACAACCGGAGTGGACTGATCTGGGAAGGACGTCAACAGGCCGATCCCGATCTGCTCACGGTCCGCCCTGTCGATGTGGTCGAACAGCTGGTCAACGTTCTTGTGAATGTGCAGCGAGTGGTTGACGGGATCGTGCTGGCTCTCGGCGTGATTGTCGGCGTGCTGTTCACCGTTGTCGTTATCTTCTCGCTGCAGCTTCGAAGGGATGAGATGCAGACATTTCAGGCGTTGGGGGCAAGTCGCTGGTTGACTGCTCAATTGATCCTTTGCGATCTGCTGCTTATTCTCCTGCTGACCCCGCCCTTCACGGCGCTGTTGACCGTCGGACTGTACTATGCCGGGCATCCGTGGATTGAGCGGATTCTGTTTTGA
- a CDS encoding ferritin-like domain-containing protein → MELREFAETILLSEELERKLSIGDGEWTDNEPGAAIRVEVPARSPELIFASPRTAPGMPKFGSFHDPVKRGIAHHIMANHELQAVEAMAWVLLAFPEAPSEFRLGLANVIRDEQKHTRMHAERASRLGVPFGSLPVNCYIWKKVQHFESVVDYVAGLPLVFEGANLDHSLEFAEAFDAVGDLRSAALMRIIHRDEIEHVRFGWEWLCASAGENEDLWEFWAQHLHWPVRPSKARGEKFVRDARLAAGMPPEFVEKLEMWNDRQS, encoded by the coding sequence ATGGAACTCCGTGAATTTGCCGAAACCATTTTGCTTTCGGAAGAGCTGGAGCGAAAGCTTTCGATCGGGGATGGCGAATGGACGGATAACGAGCCCGGAGCCGCCATTCGGGTTGAAGTGCCAGCACGCAGTCCTGAACTGATCTTCGCTTCGCCGCGAACGGCTCCCGGGATGCCGAAGTTCGGCAGCTTTCACGATCCGGTCAAACGCGGCATCGCCCATCACATCATGGCCAATCATGAATTGCAGGCCGTTGAGGCGATGGCCTGGGTGCTGCTCGCCTTTCCCGAGGCTCCGAGCGAGTTCCGGCTGGGCCTTGCCAACGTGATTCGCGATGAGCAGAAGCATACGCGGATGCATGCCGAACGAGCTTCGCGTCTGGGGGTGCCCTTTGGTTCCCTGCCCGTCAATTGCTACATCTGGAAGAAGGTGCAGCACTTTGAGTCGGTCGTCGATTATGTGGCGGGACTTCCGCTCGTCTTCGAAGGAGCGAATCTGGATCACTCGCTCGAGTTTGCCGAAGCGTTCGACGCCGTTGGGGATCTGCGAAGCGCGGCGTTGATGCGAATCATTCATCGCGACGAAATCGAGCACGTACGCTTCGGCTGGGAATGGCTTTGTGCCTCGGCGGGCGAGAACGAGGACCTGTGGGAATTCTGGGCTCAGCATCTGCACTGGCCGGTGCGTCCCTCCAAGGCTCGCGGCGAGAAGTTCGTACGAGATGCGCGACTGGCTGCCGGAATGCCGCCTGAATTCGTGGAGAAGCTCGAAATGTGGAATGACCGGCAGTCTTAG
- a CDS encoding HEAT repeat domain-containing protein gives MPSIRTCLTYGLLAASVTGCQSVRSLKDGIAEKIPTGRSRETAVESAAVAAAAEQAETDEEAVEQPSEKPSNDGLEVNTASLRKETPASGSTAEVTPSTETAPAVKTDTAETAGQDPVAEPAIEQKIVAQPEAEPQKSEGRISRFFGIFRGDRDKAKSESSQLTASTTAQTEQPQSETEPTEPTEVALGSTSDTDLLSQQLSELNAASGLTQEVADATAPGKSADEIQQANLALSGHDDAAFDLMSYGDASIPTAELESAVLNVKQTADATVPSSDDLAPWAKPETAKTTVKKAAADAVEEFPWVKEAQEAADVPVATKLIRDAVETAAAPVEKKGAEEVAEAKSKETQPSPTKTVISPEILTLLDEALGDREWRNAGSYHNPADSRELSAEVQQIRQLLLSEDANLRIQGLRRAYERGGDSVAVSPEIVELMSDSDQNVRAHAACTLYHWNQQIDAVTSTLGEVVTSQDQKAVQLAAMYLGDMSRQSETIVPLLETALLSSDGLSALYVSEALLKHKPDHVDAMLRLTHLMRHQDTQVRWLTAHALGSVRGDLKPYAVEALRSGLRDVDDQVRCASALSLGGLGDAPQVVVAELTFISNHGSPEVRDAANIALDCLQNH, from the coding sequence ATGCCAAGTATTAGAACATGTCTTACTTACGGCCTGCTTGCCGCTTCGGTGACTGGCTGCCAGTCCGTCCGCTCCCTGAAAGACGGAATCGCCGAGAAGATTCCCACAGGGCGTTCGCGGGAAACCGCCGTCGAATCAGCCGCCGTCGCCGCTGCTGCCGAGCAGGCTGAAACAGACGAGGAAGCTGTTGAGCAACCTTCCGAGAAACCTTCCAATGACGGTCTCGAGGTCAACACGGCCAGTTTGAGAAAAGAGACGCCCGCAAGCGGATCCACTGCAGAAGTGACTCCGTCCACAGAGACCGCTCCGGCTGTGAAGACCGACACGGCGGAGACGGCTGGTCAGGATCCAGTCGCCGAGCCGGCAATCGAGCAGAAGATTGTTGCTCAGCCGGAAGCAGAGCCGCAGAAGTCAGAAGGTCGGATCTCCCGCTTCTTCGGAATCTTCCGCGGGGATCGCGACAAAGCGAAAAGCGAGAGCTCTCAGCTCACAGCGAGCACTACAGCCCAAACTGAGCAGCCCCAATCGGAAACAGAGCCGACCGAGCCGACAGAAGTTGCGCTTGGCTCAACAAGCGACACCGATCTGCTCAGCCAGCAACTCAGCGAGCTGAACGCCGCTTCCGGACTGACACAGGAAGTTGCGGACGCGACCGCTCCCGGGAAATCCGCTGATGAAATTCAGCAGGCGAACCTGGCTCTCAGCGGACACGATGATGCGGCCTTCGATCTGATGTCGTACGGCGATGCCTCGATTCCCACAGCGGAACTCGAATCGGCCGTGCTGAACGTGAAACAGACCGCCGATGCCACCGTGCCATCCAGCGACGATCTCGCCCCGTGGGCCAAACCAGAAACGGCAAAGACCACGGTTAAGAAAGCTGCTGCTGATGCTGTCGAAGAGTTCCCCTGGGTGAAGGAAGCTCAGGAAGCCGCCGATGTTCCGGTCGCCACAAAACTGATCAGGGACGCTGTCGAGACGGCCGCTGCTCCTGTGGAGAAAAAAGGCGCCGAAGAGGTCGCTGAAGCCAAAAGCAAAGAAACTCAGCCCAGTCCGACGAAAACGGTCATCTCTCCAGAGATTCTGACTCTTCTGGATGAGGCTCTGGGAGATCGGGAATGGCGGAACGCCGGCTCCTATCATAACCCGGCCGACAGCCGCGAGCTGTCGGCAGAAGTTCAGCAGATTCGCCAGCTGCTTCTCAGCGAAGACGCCAACCTGCGGATTCAGGGCCTGCGGCGAGCCTACGAACGGGGTGGCGATTCCGTGGCCGTCTCGCCGGAAATCGTCGAACTGATGAGCGACAGCGATCAGAACGTCCGGGCGCATGCCGCCTGCACGCTGTATCACTGGAATCAGCAGATCGATGCCGTGACCTCGACGCTGGGCGAAGTGGTGACTTCCCAGGATCAGAAGGCCGTTCAACTGGCCGCGATGTACCTCGGGGATATGTCCCGCCAGAGTGAGACCATTGTTCCGCTCCTGGAAACAGCTCTGCTGAGCTCAGATGGACTTTCGGCTCTGTACGTGTCCGAAGCTCTTCTGAAGCACAAACCCGATCATGTCGACGCCATGCTGCGTCTGACTCATCTCATGCGTCATCAGGACACTCAGGTCCGCTGGCTGACGGCTCACGCTCTCGGCTCGGTCCGGGGCGACCTCAAGCCGTACGCCGTCGAAGCCCTGCGGTCTGGACTCCGCGATGTCGATGATCAGGTCCGCTGTGCCTCGGCTCTCTCACTGGGTGGCCTGGGCGATGCTCCTCAGGTTGTCGTGGCCGAGCTGACTTTCATCTCGAATCACGGGTCACCTGAAGTTCGCGATGCCGCCAACATCGCTCTGGACTGCCTGCAGAATCACTGA
- a CDS encoding HlyD family efflux transporter periplasmic adaptor subunit, which translates to MPPTSETPAAVLAHRISAFVLFLSAFCGNHSIVAQEAGRKPLPEYDRTVEAPLFQLRPARIRSLSAPGNGKITHLTVNLGDHVRRGDIIARVQVDRLDASVRRAIGDIYALRQQQTAARTADETEKLDSLSRQLDASKVRLREVAEQLRNLAIVSPCSGIVDRLQVLPGEQTRQGQPLLRIVETTRLQLRVPIDATNLKPGQEVPVLLGRGRTVGTIADVVANDGSADLYAPLLRQAAIAIVVLGNDNQALNDGEFAYLPIAPLALLPETFARTLDKLSPQVKTISEAGELSTIPISVIGPAGNGKLLVAGGFAEDERIVRPAPPEEGSPTEQWEPVPETLIFTKQESIYSPRQFASALPALAETLPEIAAVSHEQGESTFKFSGPFERPDILQHLLMPDEYPLCLTSEKKAAELLGISAADMAYFREVHSYFQQEAIRRRLAIKQIDDLKGATPSGTLPDYVEAVGQLNDDYVAAASIVSDYRNEEARLAAWISGFGNQVLFTKTGQSLLELEDSQIRQMRQMRQILDEQRQDMLASYLNGRTDRDKLMEDSRQMLQAWSSDLELAISPNQAETLKLLRIEAPADPSPAKATPATASSVEQSEDDDEPAPRVALPAALQQPAESPLVPYLIFGGGALLLIVVAITGFVLFRRRGRNS; encoded by the coding sequence TTGCCCCCAACGTCGGAAACTCCAGCAGCCGTGCTTGCTCATCGAATCTCTGCCTTCGTACTTTTCCTTTCCGCCTTCTGCGGGAACCATTCGATCGTCGCGCAGGAAGCCGGTCGTAAGCCGCTGCCCGAATATGACCGGACCGTAGAAGCTCCGCTGTTTCAGCTTCGCCCCGCTCGAATTCGTTCTCTTTCCGCTCCGGGTAACGGCAAGATCACTCATCTGACCGTCAATCTCGGCGATCATGTCCGCCGGGGAGATATCATCGCCCGGGTTCAGGTCGACCGTCTCGATGCATCTGTCCGTCGCGCCATTGGCGACATTTACGCTCTGCGGCAACAGCAGACCGCGGCTCGGACCGCAGACGAAACCGAGAAGCTGGATTCTCTGAGCCGCCAGTTGGATGCCTCGAAGGTCCGGCTCCGGGAAGTCGCCGAACAGTTGCGGAATCTCGCGATCGTTTCCCCTTGTTCGGGGATTGTCGATCGTCTACAGGTCCTTCCCGGGGAACAGACGCGACAGGGGCAGCCGCTCCTCAGAATTGTTGAAACCACTCGACTGCAGTTGAGAGTTCCCATTGATGCCACCAATCTGAAGCCCGGTCAGGAAGTTCCGGTTCTGCTCGGCCGGGGACGGACAGTCGGCACAATCGCCGACGTTGTCGCCAATGACGGCTCTGCGGATCTGTATGCTCCACTGCTCCGGCAGGCGGCCATCGCGATCGTCGTTCTTGGCAACGACAATCAGGCTCTCAACGATGGAGAATTTGCCTATCTGCCGATCGCTCCGCTGGCGCTTCTCCCCGAGACATTTGCCCGGACCCTCGATAAGCTCAGTCCTCAGGTCAAAACCATCTCCGAAGCCGGGGAACTGTCAACGATTCCGATATCAGTCATCGGCCCCGCCGGAAATGGGAAATTGCTCGTCGCGGGGGGATTCGCCGAGGACGAACGCATTGTTCGGCCGGCTCCTCCGGAAGAAGGCAGTCCAACAGAGCAGTGGGAACCGGTTCCTGAAACTTTGATTTTCACCAAGCAGGAATCAATCTACTCCCCACGGCAGTTCGCATCCGCACTCCCGGCTCTGGCGGAGACGCTGCCCGAAATCGCCGCCGTCTCCCACGAACAAGGCGAGAGCACCTTCAAGTTCTCTGGTCCCTTCGAACGCCCGGACATCCTTCAGCACCTCCTGATGCCGGACGAGTATCCGCTCTGCCTGACCAGCGAGAAGAAGGCGGCCGAACTGCTCGGGATTTCCGCCGCCGATATGGCATACTTCCGGGAAGTTCACAGCTACTTTCAACAGGAAGCCATTCGCCGTCGTCTCGCAATCAAACAGATTGACGACCTGAAAGGAGCCACACCGTCCGGCACGTTACCCGACTACGTGGAGGCGGTCGGGCAACTCAACGACGACTACGTCGCTGCCGCGTCGATTGTCAGTGATTATCGCAATGAGGAAGCCAGGCTGGCGGCCTGGATTTCAGGGTTTGGAAATCAGGTCCTCTTTACGAAGACCGGCCAATCGCTGCTGGAACTGGAAGACTCGCAGATTCGTCAGATGCGGCAGATGCGGCAAATCCTCGACGAACAGCGGCAGGACATGCTGGCGAGTTATCTCAACGGTCGAACGGACCGTGATAAACTGATGGAAGATTCCCGCCAGATGCTTCAGGCCTGGTCTTCTGACCTTGAACTGGCGATCTCACCGAATCAGGCCGAAACGTTGAAACTGCTGCGAATCGAAGCTCCTGCCGACCCCTCTCCCGCAAAGGCGACCCCGGCAACTGCATCGTCGGTTGAGCAGTCCGAGGACGATGACGAGCCGGCCCCACGAGTCGCGCTCCCGGCGGCTCTCCAGCAGCCTGCGGAATCTCCCCTTGTCCCTTACCTGATCTTCGGCGGGGGCGCCCTTCTCCTGATCGTCGTAGCGATCACCGGCTTTGTCCTCTTCCGTCGCCGCGGACGAAACTCCTAG
- a CDS encoding aldo/keto reductase, with translation MITRPLGRTGLQVSRIGLGLAALGRPGYINLGHADDLNHQYDVAAMQARAAQVLQAAYDAGIRYFDAARSYGKAEQFLGEWLRSSQVEEIVIGSKWGYEYTAGWQVEAEVHEEKQHTVERLNQQWEETGETLGSRLNLYQIHSATLESGVLEKTDVLHRLVELKQNSIAIGLSVSGPRQKETIEKAIEVHCDGVRVFDTVQATWNLLETSAGAALAAAHQAGLGVIIKEALANGRLTSRNNDPAFAQSREQLSHLAGEGGVSIDAIAIAAVLEQPWVDVVLSGAATSEHLESNVRALDVPPGTNLSGKLAGLNEAPADYWSRRSRLDWN, from the coding sequence ATGATCACTCGCCCGTTGGGACGCACCGGACTGCAGGTCTCGCGAATCGGCCTCGGCCTGGCGGCGCTGGGGCGGCCCGGTTACATCAATCTCGGTCACGCAGACGATCTGAATCACCAGTACGATGTCGCAGCGATGCAGGCTAGGGCGGCTCAGGTCCTGCAGGCCGCCTATGACGCCGGCATTCGTTATTTCGACGCAGCTCGCTCCTACGGAAAAGCCGAACAATTTCTCGGCGAATGGCTGAGGTCCTCACAGGTCGAAGAGATCGTGATCGGCTCCAAATGGGGCTACGAATACACAGCCGGCTGGCAGGTTGAGGCGGAGGTGCATGAGGAAAAGCAGCACACCGTCGAACGACTTAATCAGCAATGGGAAGAGACCGGCGAAACGCTCGGCTCACGGCTGAATCTCTATCAGATCCATTCCGCAACGCTCGAAAGCGGTGTGCTTGAGAAAACGGACGTGCTGCATCGACTCGTCGAACTCAAGCAGAATAGCATCGCCATCGGTCTCAGCGTGAGCGGTCCCCGGCAGAAGGAAACCATCGAGAAAGCGATCGAAGTCCACTGCGATGGCGTGCGTGTCTTCGACACCGTTCAGGCGACATGGAATCTCCTTGAGACGTCCGCGGGTGCCGCATTGGCCGCCGCGCATCAGGCGGGACTCGGGGTCATCATCAAAGAAGCCCTCGCAAACGGGCGGCTAACCTCCCGAAACAACGATCCGGCATTCGCTCAGTCTCGCGAACAACTCTCGCATCTGGCAGGAGAGGGGGGCGTCTCGATTGACGCCATCGCAATTGCAGCTGTCCTGGAACAGCCCTGGGTCGACGTCGTACTCAGCGGAGCGGCGACCAGCGAACACCTGGAGTCCAACGTTCGTGCTCTCGATGTTCCGCCTGGGACCAACCTCTCCGGGAAACTTGCTGGATTGAACGAAGCCCCGGCTGATTACTGGAGTCGACGAAGCCGGCTCGACTGGAACTGA